From the genome of Gammaproteobacteria bacterium:
CGCGGCGTGCTGCCGGGGCTGCCCGGTTTCAACGCGCCCGTTCCCGGCACGCCGCCGGCGCGGCGCAAGCGGGTGCGTTTCGGGGAGTTTCTGGCCGTGTGCCGGAGCGCGTGGTTTTACAAAACCCAGTTTCGCGCCTTCTGCGTGCTGCTGCCCTTTTTTGTTTTGTCGTATTGCCTGAAAGGCGGCGTTATGTACCGCGAGGCGACGCCGCCGGATGCCGCCGCGCGGCCCCATCCGGGCGTGCTGTGGTATGAGAAAAGATACCGGGTGTCTTTCGGCGAGGTCTCGGAGAAAATCCTCGAATTCCGGAAAGCCGCGGCGCCTGGCGCGGCACCTGAACGGGCGGCGTTGTGACGCTGTTTGCCGGCGTTGTCAGTCGGCGATGGCGTCGCGCAGTTGGGCGATGGCCTGGCTTTCTATCTGGCGGATGCGTTCGGGCGACACCTTGTGGCGTTTCGCCAGTTGTTGCAGCGTTGTCTTGTTGTCCGACAGCCAGCGCGCCTTGATGATTTCCAGGCTGCGCGGGTCGAGTTGCTTCATCGCCTCGAGCATCCGCCCGTGCTGGTATTCGTGCCACTGCGCCCGCTCCAGTGAATGCGCCGGGTCGGTTTCGGCGTCTTCGCTTTTCAGGTAGTCGGCGGGGGCGGCGCGGTGTTCGCCGTCGTCGCCCGGGGCGGGGTCGAAACTGACTTCCCTGCCGTTCAGGCGGTTTTCCATTTCCAGCACATCGGCGGGTTTGACGCCGAGGTCTTTCGCAACCTGCTCGACTTCCGCGCGGCTCATCCAGCCGAGGCGCTTTTTCTTGCCGCGCAGGTTGAAGAACAGTTTTCTCTGCGCCTTGGTCGTCGCCACCTTGACGATGCGCCAGTTGCGG
Proteins encoded in this window:
- the rpoH gene encoding RNA polymerase sigma factor RpoH, coding for MNKELIKTDPMATALAPVGSLDAYIAAAYSVPVLAAEEERRLAIRYHEENDVEAARKLALHNLRFVIQVARGYLGYGLALGDLVQEGNIGLLKAIKRFDPAIGVRLVSFAVHWIRAEIHEFIIRNWRIVKVATTKAQRKLFFNLRGKKKRLGWMSRAEVEQVAKDLGVKPADVLEMENRLNGREVSFDPAPGDDGEHRAAPADYLKSEDAETDPAHSLERAQWHEYQHGRMLEAMKQLDPRSLEIIKARWLSDNKTTLQQLAKRHKVSPERIRQIESQAIAQLRDAIAD